A single window of Salvia splendens isolate huo1 chromosome 8, SspV2, whole genome shotgun sequence DNA harbors:
- the LOC121743644 gene encoding uncharacterized protein LOC121743644, translating into MELVYLLCSIISTTITSLLLSVLLPFRRISTADRRNSVSLYQGTVFHERRRPVHHSFRYSVRYALIDLDNAPDPPPNHLTAEEARSASHTNGPVFLLTIPPSVGYEQNPLSVYYCYDVEGETQTLTKCIAEVTNTPWGERVTFLFNPNSDLVAKPLHVSPFMDMMGKWSLRTNEPADNLHIVISVQHPELGNYFTASLTAKRVAPSSSDNHSWFFWLMPHKVALWIYWHALKLWWKNVAFVQHPRYQNSTYREDAIKRDEGICLCPSFGNKEALNHLRGAKTLNNRCFTWTDAKWPWC; encoded by the exons CGCCGCATCTCAACCGCAGATCGCCGTAACTCCGTTTCTCTATACCAAGGCACCGTCTTCCACGAGCGCCGCCGCCCTGTGCACCACTCATTCCGCTACTCCGTCCGCTATGCCCTTATTGACCTCGACAATGCGCCGGATCCACCGCCCAATCACCTCACCGCCGAGGAAGCACGTTCAGCCTCCCACACCAACGGACCGGT TTTTCTGTTGACTATACCTCCAAGCGTGGGATACGAGCAAAATCCGTTGAGTGTGTATTATTGCTATGATGTTGAAGGCGAAACGCAAACTCTTACAAAATGTATTGCTGAG GTTACTAATACTCCTTGGGGTGAAAGAGTGACATTTCTATTCAATCCAAACTCGGATTTAGTTGCTAAGCCTCTTCATGTCAGCCCTTTCATG GACATGATGGGGAAATGGAGCTTGAGAACAAACGAACCTGCTGATAATCTCCATATAGTTATATCAGTACAGCACCCTGAACTAGGTAACTACTTCACTGCATCATTGACAGCAAAAAGAGTTGCGCCTTCATCGTCAGACAATCACTCGTGGTTCTTCTGGTTGATGCCCCATAAAGTCGCGTTATGGATATATTGGCAT GCTCTCAAGCTTTGGTGGAAAAACGTAGCGTTTGTACAGCACCCAAGATATCAAAATTCAACATATCGAGAAGATGCTATAAAACGTGATGAGGGTATCTGTTTGTGTCCATCATTTGGGAACAAGGAGGCGCTCAACCATCTGAGAGGAGCAAAAACATTGAATAATCGCTGCTTCACTTGGACCGATGCTAAATGGCCCTGGTGTTGA